One stretch of Streptomyces hygroscopicus DNA includes these proteins:
- a CDS encoding acetoacetate decarboxylase: MDIGGILRTSATPVSGPAYPHGPYRFLSREYLNITYRTDPDAMRAVVPEPLEVGEPLVRFEVIRMPDSSGLGNYTESGQVLRVRHQGEPADYIHCMYLDNGPAISLGREASAYPKKLGKPRLYTDSDTLVGTLDYGSLRVATATMGFKHTELSEREARAEIAAPTYMLKVLPGYDGAPRICELVRSRITDLTVRGAWAGPARLQLFEHALAPLADLPVLDIVKATHLLTDLTLPRAEIAHDYLAQPHDFRTNTPRSRRKELK; encoded by the coding sequence ATGGACATCGGCGGTATCCTCCGCACCTCTGCCACTCCGGTGAGCGGACCGGCCTACCCCCACGGCCCGTACCGCTTCCTCAGCCGGGAGTACCTGAACATCACCTATCGCACCGACCCCGACGCCATGCGGGCGGTGGTTCCCGAACCGCTGGAGGTCGGCGAGCCGCTGGTGCGGTTCGAGGTGATCCGCATGCCCGACAGCAGCGGTCTGGGGAACTACACCGAGTCCGGTCAGGTCCTGCGGGTCCGGCACCAGGGCGAGCCGGCCGACTACATCCACTGCATGTACCTGGACAACGGGCCCGCGATATCCCTGGGCCGCGAAGCAAGCGCGTATCCCAAGAAGCTGGGCAAGCCGCGCCTGTACACCGACTCCGACACACTCGTCGGCACCCTGGACTACGGATCGCTCCGGGTGGCGACCGCCACCATGGGCTTCAAGCACACCGAGCTCAGCGAGCGCGAGGCGCGAGCGGAAATCGCCGCGCCCACCTACATGCTGAAGGTGCTTCCGGGCTACGACGGCGCTCCGCGGATCTGCGAACTGGTGCGCTCCCGCATCACCGACCTCACTGTCCGCGGCGCCTGGGCAGGGCCCGCACGCCTCCAACTGTTCGAGCATGCGCTTGCCCCGCTGGCCGATCTGCCCGTGCTCGACATCGTCAAGGCCACGCACCTGCTCACCGACCTCACCCTCCCACGCGCCGAGATCGCACACGACTACCTGGCCCAGCCGCATGATTTCCGCACGAATACCCCCCGTTCCCGTCGGAAGGAACTCAAGTGA
- a CDS encoding FAD-dependent oxidoreductase has product MDSSAIMGCVDRIDCLRSAIEHRLTHRKEFDGFGASGRNGGWLSAGPPGQMRRYAKAHGRESAIALQREMFSSVDEVIRVAAEEGIEADIQKDGLPHVATNAAQERRLRERLPSLRAEGWGEDDLIELDRDQLAERVRVAGAHGAQWSPRCARIQPAKLVRGLAAVVERMGVAVYEGTEVTARLVRHRPPERANRIGLGGWPRRARRDHLQPRRTHPPRPHPGPRDRPHPAALGRPYGARLGTGAAALARCAQPLRRASLPDASSAGLPPATLDELIKQAMKSAGSRASPSARAAR; this is encoded by the coding sequence ATGGATTCGAGCGCAATCATGGGATGTGTCGATCGAATCGACTGTCTGCGCAGCGCAATAGAGCACCGTCTGACTCATCGAAAGGAGTTCGACGGCTTCGGCGCCTCCGGCCGCAACGGCGGCTGGCTCAGCGCCGGGCCACCCGGCCAGATGCGCCGCTACGCCAAGGCGCACGGCCGGGAGTCGGCCATCGCCCTGCAACGCGAGATGTTCTCCTCCGTCGACGAGGTCATCCGGGTCGCCGCCGAAGAAGGAATCGAGGCCGACATCCAGAAGGACGGCCTGCCGCACGTCGCCACCAACGCCGCCCAGGAGCGACGGCTTCGCGAACGACTACCGTCACTGCGCGCGGAGGGGTGGGGCGAGGACGACCTGATCGAACTCGACCGCGACCAGCTCGCCGAGCGGGTCCGGGTCGCCGGCGCCCACGGCGCCCAGTGGAGCCCGCGCTGCGCCCGCATCCAGCCCGCCAAGCTGGTGCGGGGCCTGGCCGCCGTGGTCGAACGGATGGGCGTCGCCGTCTACGAGGGCACCGAGGTCACCGCGCGACTGGTGCGCCACCGTCCACCTGAACGAGCGAACCGGATTGGGCTGGGCGGGTGGCCACGTCGGGCACGGCGTGACCACCTCCAACCTCGCCGGACGCACCCTCCGCGACCTCATCCTGGGCCAAGAGACCGACCTCACCCGGCTGCCCTGGGTCGACCGTACGGTGCGCGGTTGGGAACCGGAGCCGCTGCGCTGGCTCGGTGTGCGCAGCCTCTACGTCGCGCCTCGCTCCCCGACGCTTCGAGCGCCGGCCTGCCTCCGGCGACACTGGACGAGCTGATCAAGCAGGCGATGAAGTCGGCGGGTTCTCGCGCGTCGCCCTCTGCTCGGGCTGCTCGCTGA
- a CDS encoding AsnC family transcriptional regulator codes for MDDTDRAILRELQADGRIPYAELGPKVGLSPSAARLRLQRLIDTGTVQVVGVTDPMAMGRQTMALLGLRIEGDPRAVADELSQHDEVVYAVLTSGRFDLFAEIVCGRPRDLLDFINDVVRPVEGVASVENFPYFAIHTHRFMWGVD; via the coding sequence ATGGACGACACCGACCGGGCCATCCTGCGGGAGTTGCAGGCCGACGGTCGTATCCCCTATGCCGAGCTGGGGCCGAAGGTGGGGTTGTCACCTTCGGCTGCGAGGCTGCGGTTGCAGCGGTTGATCGACACCGGGACGGTCCAAGTCGTCGGGGTGACCGACCCGATGGCCATGGGTCGGCAGACCATGGCGCTGCTGGGCCTGCGCATCGAGGGCGATCCCCGGGCGGTGGCCGATGAACTCTCCCAGCACGACGAAGTCGTGTACGCGGTGCTGACCTCTGGTCGCTTCGACCTGTTCGCCGAGATCGTGTGCGGTCGCCCTCGTGATCTTCTGGACTTCATCAACGATGTCGTACGGCCCGTGGAGGGCGTCGCGTCCGTGGAGAACTTCCCCTACTTCGCCATTCACACTCACCGGTTCATGTGGGGAGTCGACTAG